DNA from Pirellulaceae bacterium:
GGACGGTGTGCAGCGAGTCGTTTCGGGGTCTGTGCTATGCGGTCGCAAGCTGCATTCACCCTGCGGCTTTTTGGGGCGTTATCACTTGCAGGTCAGCGTGCTGCTTGAGGGCACTGCGCGTGAGTTTTTAGGTTGGCAGAAGCCGGGCTTTGGCAAGTTCTCAGCCACGCGCGCCTTTGCTTCTGCAGTCGTGGCTGCCAAGCGTTTTGCTTTGACAACCAATTTGGGCGGTAGCGAGCGCGCTATGGTGCCGATTGGCGTCTACGAGAAAGTTATGCCGTTGGATCTAATTCCAACGCTGTTGTTGCGGTCGCTGATCTCGCGCGATACGGGAACAGCCCAGGAGCTGGGTTGTTTGGAATTGGACGAGGAGGATTTGGCCTTGTGCACCTTTGTTTGTCCGGGCAAGTACGACTATGGCGACATTCTCCGCGACAACTTGCTGAGAATTGAAAAGGAAGGATAGTCTGAGTCATGAAGCTATTGCGCGATATGCTGGATAAACTGCATCCGCTCTTTGATAAGGGCGGAAAGTTTGAGAAGCTGTATCCAGTCTATGAAGCTGCCGATACGTTCTTATACGCGCCTGGTGCCGTAACGCGCGGTCTAACCCACATTCGCGATGCGCTGGATCTGAAGCGCATGATGAGTATGGTGGTTATGGCATTGGTTCCTTGTGTGCTCATGGCCTTGTGGAACACCGGTTATCAGGCGAACTTGGCAATCACAGGCTTGGAGGCAGTGGGGGCTGCTCCAAAGTTGGATTGGCATCATGATCTGCACACCTGGTTGGGCTTGGGGCATGACCCCCAGAACCTGTGGGACAATATCGTTTACGGTGCTTTGTTTTTCTTTCCGGTCTACATCGTCACCTTGGCAGCCGGTGGAACCGCCGAATTGATTTTCAGTGTGATCCGCAAGCATGAAATCAATGAAGGCTTTTTAGTCACGAGCTTGCTGTTTCCGCTTACCTTGCCGCCAGCCATTCCACTGTGGCAGGTCGCCTTAGGAATCTTGTTTGGCGTGGTGATCGGCAAAGAGATATTCGGCGGCACCGGCAGAAACTTTTTGAATCCGGCCCTGACCGGACGAGCCTTCCTGTACTTTGCCTATGCGGGCCACATGAGTGGCGATAAAGTGTGGACCGCCGTCGATGGTTTTTCTGGCGCGACACCCTTAGGGCAATTGGCAGCCGTACAGCCAGGGCAACTCAATGTGGTTATGGACTGCATGCAGAATATCGCGACCACCACCGGAACTCAGTCCTTGGTTTGGTGGGATGCCTTCCTAGGGGTGATGCCAGGATCGATGGGCGAGACGAGCGCCTTGGCTTGTATATTAGGCGCGCTGGTGTTGATCTCTACCGGCATCGGTTCGTGGCGCATCATGGCTGGCGTGTGTGGCGGAGCATTGGTGCTTTCATCGCTGCTGTACCTGATACCTAATCCCGCCAATCCTATGTTTGGCATTCCTCCCTGGTGGCATTTTGTGCTGGGCGGTTTTGCATTTGGTACCGTGTTCATGGCTACCGATCCTGTCAGCGCGTCGATGACCGAGACCGGCAAGTGGATCTACGGTGCATTGATTGGAGCGCTGACCATTATGATTCGATCGATGAACCCGGCCTTTCCAGAAGGAATCATGCTGGCCATTCTCTTTGGCAACGTGTTTGCGCCGCTGATCGACTATTTTGTGGTGCAGGCGAATATCAAACGGAGGGCTATCCGCTATGGCGCTTAATAAGGATTCGCTGTTAAACACGCTGTTGGTGACGATTGCATTGTGCGTCGTCTGCGCTTTGTTGGTCAGCGCCGCCGCTGTGGGGCTGAAAAGTCAGCAGGCTGCCAACAAAGAATTGGATTTGAAGAAGAATGTGGTTGGGGCAGCAGGGCTGAGCGGCGATCGTTCAGTGGGCGAAATGACGGCTGCCGAAATCAATCAGGTATTCGAATCACGCATCGAACGCAAGCTGGTAGACATCGCTTCGGGAAAGTTCGTTGAAGATGCTGATGCCAACTATGATGCTCGCAAAGCTGCTAAAGATCCGCAGTCGCAAAAGCCGGTTAAAGGCAGTTATCCGATTGGACTCAGCAATCGCGAGCCTCAGGCGTGGGTTTACCTGGTCAAAGATAGTGCTGGCCAAATCGAAAAGGTCGTTCTGCCTGTTTACGGTAAAGGGCTGTGGTCCACGCTGTATGGTTTCGTGTGCTTGGAGAAGGACTTGCGGAGTATTGCCGGCTTGACCTTCTACGAACATGCGGAAACGCCCGGCCTGGGCGGCGAAGTTGAGAATCCACTGTGGAAGGCCAAGTGGATCGGTCAGCAAGTGTGGGAGCAAGGCAAACCGGCGGTTGATGAAAATCTGCGAGTGGGCGTTGCCAAGGGAGCGCCCAGCGAGGCCAATCAGGCTTACGAAGTGGATGGGCTGTCGGGCGCTACGATTACCAGTCGCGGCGTGAGTATGTTGCTCAAGTATTGGTTCAGTCAGGAAGGCTTTGGGCCGTTCCTGAAGAATTTGGCGTCACAACAGGGAGCCGCCGATGGCAAAGCAAACAGTTAAGGATGTGGTCCTTAAGCCAATCTTTAAAAACAATCCCATTGGACTGTTGGTGTTGGGCATTTGCTCGGCGCTGGCCGTGACCACCAAGATGGACACCGCACTGGTGATGAGTATCGCCGTAACTTTGGTTACCGCGTTTTCTAGTGCGGCGGTCAGCCTGATCCGGCACCGAATTCCCGGCAATATCCGCATCATCGTGGAAATGGTCATCATTGCCTCGTTCGTGATTCTGGTAGATCAAGTTCTTAAGGCGTTCCTGTATGACATTAGCAAGACGCTTAGCGTGTTTGTGGGATTGATTATCACCAACTGCATCGTCATGGGGCGAGCCGAAGGGTTTGCGCTCAAGAACGACCCCAAGATGTCGTTCTTGGACGGAGTCGGCAATGGTTTGGGATACAGCTTTATCCTGATGAGCGTGGCTTTTGTCCGGGAGCTGTTTGGCTCGGGCAGTCTGTTTGGAGTGGCCCTCTTGAAGCCCATTACGGCTGAAGGTTGGTACACGCCCAACGGACTGATGCTGTTGTCGCCAAGCGCCTTTTTCTTGATCGGCATCATCATTTGGATTATTCGAACCTTCAATCCTGAACAGGTCGAGAAGGAGTAGTCGCTATGGATCAATTAGGGGAACTGACTAGCCTGTTTATTCGCGCGGTGTTCATCGAGAATTTGGCGCTTTCTTTCTTCTTGGGAATGTGCACATTTATTGCGGTCTCCAAGAGCGTGAAGACGGCTATTCAATTGGGAATTGCCGTGATCGTTGTCCAGGCGTTGACCGTACCTTTGAACAATCTGCTGTTTCAGCATGTGCTGAAAGAGGGCGCTTTGGCTGGTTTATTGGGCCAGAGCTACGCTACGGTGGATCTGTCGTTTCTGGGGTTGATCACCTACATCGGAGTGATCGCGGCCAGTGTGCAGCTTCTGGAGATGATCTTGGATCGCTTCGTTCCAGCTTTGTACAACACGCTGGGGATTTTTCTGCCGTTGATCACCGTGAACTGTGCCATCTTAGGTGGCACGCTGTTTATGGAGCAACGCGACTACAACTTTGTCGAGAGCGTCGTCTACGGACTTGGCTCGGGTTTCGGTTGGGCGCTGGCGATTGTCTGTTTGGCTGCAGTTCGCGAAAAGCTGCGTTACGCCGACATTCCGGCGGGCCTGCGAGGTTTAGGAATTACGTTCATAACGGTGGGCTTGATCGCTATGGCGTTCATGGCCTTCTCCGGTATGTAGCGGTGTTCGCCAGCACGCGGCGGCTGAATTGGCTTGGCCCGTGCTTGGTTGGCGCGGTTACCAGTGGCGGTTACAGTTTAGAGTTTGACTAAGAATTCGCGGGGTCTCCTTTTGGAGCGGGTGGTTATGGTCACAAGTGACGCAGTAGTGTTAGCTGAAGCTGTGGCGGCTGTTGCCGCACCGGCGGCACCCAATACGATCATTGTTGGCGTAGTTGCCTTTACGTCTGTGGTCTTGGCTCTGGTGGCCGTGATCTTAGTCGCTAGACGATCGCTGACGCCTTCGGGCAATGTAACGCTAGAGATCAACGAATCCAAGAAATTGTCGGTTCCGTGCGGTGGCAAGCTGCTGGGCGCTCTGGCCGATCAAGGCATCTTCGTTTCTAGCGCCTGTGGCGGCGGCGGAACTTGTGCTCAATGCAAAGTCAAAGTTCACTCCGGCGGCGGCGATATTCTGGATACCGAACGCTCCCATATCAACAATCGCGATGCCAAGGCGGGTTATCGATTGAGTTGCCAGGTGGCCGTCAAGCAGGATATGAAGATCGAAGTGCCGCATGAGGTTTTCGAGACCAAGAAATGGCGCTGTAAAGTGCGGTCCAACGACAACGTGGCTACCTTCATCAAGGAGTTGGTGTTGGAGTTGCCGCCTGGCGAGCAAGTCGATTTTAAGTCCGGCGGCTATATTCAGATCGAAGCTCCACCACATTCGGTGGCATACAAGGACTTCATAATTGATCAAAGGTTCCACGAAGACTGGGATAAGTACAACGTCTGGAGGTATGTTTCCAAAGTCGACGAACCGGTGATTCGCGCCTATTCAATGGCCAATTACCCTGGGGAGAAGGGCATCATCATGCTGAATGTTCGCGTGGCCTCCCCGCCTCCGCGAGCACCCGAAGGGACGCCTCCTGGCAAAATGAGTTCCTACATTTTTGGACTCAAGCCCGGCGATGAAGTTACCATTTCGGGACCATATGGTGAATTCTTTATTAAAGACACGCAAAACGAAATGGTTTACATCGGTGGTGGCGCCGGCATGGCACCGCTCCGCAGCCATATTTTCGAGCTATTTCGGAACCTCAAGACCAACCGCAAGGTGTCTTATTGGTATGGCGGTCGCAGTACGCGCGAGCTGTTCTACATTGACCATTTCCGAGCTATCGAGAAGGAATTCCCCAATTTTTCGTTCCACATCGCGTTATCCGAACCCAAGCCGGAAGACAATTGGACCGGTTACGTGGGGTTCATTCACCAAGTCGTCCGCGATAACTATCTCTCCAAGCACCCAGCGCCAGAGGACATCGAGTACTATCTTTGCGGACCGCCAATGATGAACGACGCGGTGTTCAAGATGTTGGATGACATGGGCGTCGAGAGAGACAATATTGCCTACGACGATTTCGGCGGATAGACCAAGTCGATGACGCAGCCTCTGAATTGGAACAGTCGCTTTCTGACGCAAGGTTGGCAGCGCTCGATCACCGCTTTCTACTACGGTCTGGGTATGACCGAAGCCGAGTTCGATCGGCCGCAAATTGGAATTGGCGTGCCCCTGCTGGAAGGCAACATCTGCAATGTTCATGCCTATGAATTGGCACGACTGATTGCTGACGGCTGTCGGCAAGCTGGCATGTTTGGCTTCCCATTCGGAACGCCTGGGGTCAGCGACAATATCACTCAAGGTCACGATGGCGGCAACGCGAGTCTGGTATCGCGCAACGTAATCGCCAACTGCTCTGAATTGGTTGTTACTTCGCATTATTACGATGCGCTTGTGGGTATGCACCATTGCGACAAGAATGGTCCGGGCTTTGCCATGGCCCTGGCGCGCACCAACTTTCCGGGCCTGATTGTCAGTGGTGGCAGCATCATGCCGGGGTGTCACCAGGGTCGCAATGTCACCATCTTGGATGTCTACGATTCGCAGGCTCAGGCCAATGTCGGCGCCATCTCACAGTCCGAGGCCGATGCGATTCGTCGCGTGGCCTGTCCCGGACCCGGCGGCTGTGGTATCGCCGCCTCCTTCAACACCTGGGGCATCTTACTTGAGGCCGTGGGGTTGATGTTGCCCTACAGCAGTTCGATACCGGCGGTTGACCCAGCAAAACGACAAGAATGTCTGGAAGTGGGCGCGGCGGTGCGGCGACTATTAGAAATGAATCTGCGTCCGCGCGATATTGTGACTCGTCAGTCTCTGCGCAACGCAGCGGCAACGATCGCCGCCATCGGTGGCTCGACCAACGGCGTGCTGCACCTGTTGGCGCTGGCTCGAGAAGCTCAGGTACCATTGAGTCTGCGCGAGGTGCAAGAGATATTTCGCAACACACCCATCCTGTGCAGTTTTGCGCCACGCGGTGATCAGACGATGGTGGATTTGCATCATCTGGGTGGAACGCCGGTACTGTTGAAACACTTGTTGAAGGCAGGTCTGTTGGACGGCAGTTGCCTGACCGTAACTGGCCGCACCTTAGCCGACAACTTGAAAGACGTCCCCGATGTGCCGCGCCAGCAGAAGTTGATGGCACCTATCGGCCAGCCGTTTAAGCCTTATGCCGACATGCAGATTTGTTTTGGCAACTTGGCTCCACAGGGGATTGTCTTCAAAGTCAGTAGCTTACAGGCTCCGCAATTTCGGGGCACTGCCATCTGCTTTGATGATGCGCGCCGTGTAGCCGAAGCCGTTCAATCGCGACGCATTCAAGCCGGCAATGTGATCGTGCTGCGTTATCTTGGACCAGTAGCCAGCGGGATGCCTGAAGTTCTGATTGCGTCAGCGGCGCTGGCGGTTCCGGAATTAGACGGCAAGGTAGCACTGGTTTCGGATACGCGCGTCTCAGGTGTTTCTCACGGCGCCATTGGCGTACACTGTTCGCCCGAAGCTGCAGTGGGAGGGCCTATTGCACTGGTCGAGGACGGTGATGAAATTAGCTTTGACGTGCAAGCCGGTACCATTACGCTGCACGTCAGCGATCAACAGTTAGCTCAGCGCCGCGCCGCCTGGCGTGCGCCCAAGCTCGATCACACGCGTTGTTATCTGGCCGACTTCGCAGCCACAGTCGCCCAAGCCCACGACGGCTGCGTCAGCCGCGCGATCTTGTTAGTCGAGCAATGACTGTAAATACCGTCCGTAGCCGCTATGTTGCGTTAGGGCGGCCAGGCGTAGCAGTTGAGCGTTATCGATGAAGCCTTGGCGCCAGGCGACCTCTTCGACGCAGCCGATCTTCAACCCCTGGCGCTGCTCGACGACGTGCACGAATTCGCTGGCTTGCAACAGTGATGCGAAGGTGCCGGTATCCAACCAGGCGGTACCGCGCCCCAGCAATCGAACTTGCAGCTCGCCCATTTCAAGATATCGCCGATTGACGTCGGTAATTTCATATTCGCCGCGCTGTGAGGGCTTAAGAGACTTAGCGATGTCGATGACACGATTGTCATAGAAGTATATGCCCGGCACGGCAAAGTCGGATTTGGGCTGCGCGGGTTTCTCTTCAATCGAGATGGCTTGCTGGCGCTGGTCGAATTCTACAACGCCATACCGCTCGGGGTCGGCCACGCGGTAGGCGAATACAATGCCACCCTGAGGATCGCTGCAACTGGCCAGCGTCTTGGCAAGTCCCGCACCGTAAAAAATGTTATCGCCCAAGATGAGCGCGCACTTGTCGTCACCAATGAATTCTTGACCAATCACAAATGCCTGCGCCAATCCATTGGGTACCAATTGCGGTTGATACTCGAATCGACAGCCCACATCGGATCCGTCGCCCAGCAGTTGTTCGAAGAGCGGCAAGTGCTCGGGCGTGGAGATGATCAGCACGTCGCGAATGCCAGCTAACATCAGGGCTGACAACGGATAATAGATCATCGGTTTGTCGTAGACTGGCAGCAACTGTTTGCTGATCGCCCGTGTTAGAGGATAGAGTCGGGTGCCCGAACCGCCCGCCAGGATAATACCTTTCAAAATTGTGTCTCCTCAGTGGGGTTACGGTTCGACGTAAGGCTGCTGCTGTTCATACAGGCGAATCTGCGCGCCAAGTGATGTTTGCAACTGTGAATTACCGGCTTGCTCGGCCAACTGCAAGGCTTGCTGACCGGTCGCGACAGCTTGGTCAAACTGTCCACTGGCCGCATAGGCAGCAGCTAAAGTTGACAGCAACTGGGCATCGGGCTGGTCGAGCAGCTTCTGCGCTTGGGTAACCAGCTCGATGGCTCGCGATGGATTGCGAACTGCCGAGTCGCGGTGGGTGGACAACAGCCATGCCAAGTTGTTGTTCGCGGGAACGTTGTCCGGCCACAGCTCGATTGCTCGCTGATAGCTGTGCATCACTACAGTTGCGTCATCGGATTTACTATCCAGTTCCGCAAGTCGCATGTAGACTCCTGATAAGAAGCGCTTGGCGTCGGGCCGTTCATTGCCGGACAACTGCCTGATGATCTCCTGCAGTTGGCTACGAGCCGCGTCGCCTTGGTCTAATTGGTCTAGTATCCCGACCAGTTGCATTCTAGCGCTGAAGTGCGTCGGGATGTCGCGAATCAACTGCTGTAACGTATCGGCGGCGGCCGGCAATTTGCCAGCCGCAGCCAAAGCGCGAGCTAGCAGTTCGATGGCGGCGACATCCTGCGGATTCGCGCTGAGCAATTTGCGAATTCGTTGTTCCGCCTGAGTTGTCTGTTCCATTTGCAACTCTATTTCAGCCGCTGCGCGCAGCAAATCCGGGTGATCCGGCTCGCGGAGCAGAGCTAACTCGAATTTTTCCAAGCCTGCCTGAGGTCGTCCCGACTTAGCAAGTGCAACTCCCCAGTTGGCCAGTGTGGTGCGCCAGGCGGCGTCGGGATGTACCTTGGTTAGTAAGCGCGAAGCGGCCGCAAATTGATCGGCAGCATCAAAATAGCGCCCTGTATCTAATAACACCCACCCATAATTGACGTGAACCATCGGCAAGTCAGGACGCAATTGGATCGCCCGTTGCAGCTTGGGTAGTGCTCGCCCCGTATCCCCCAAGGCATGCAGCGCCCGACCATGGGTCGTTAAGAACAGGCCATCTTCGTCGTCCCATTGCTCAGATTGGCGGCAGTGAAACTCGCAGCGCTGATAGTCTTCATTTACCAGGTAATGTTCGGCCAGATAGCGATGGGCTAGCCAATTTCGTTCGGTATTGGCTGCTGCATCCGAGAACAGCGTTACCGTGTCCTGCCACTTCTCCGCGCGCCGGAAGGTCATCCAGCCTAGCCCGACGGCCATGATAATACCCGCTATTGACAATCCAGATAGCGTTAGCCAGCGGTTCTGAGAATGTTTCACAGAATCATACAGCATCCATGCCAATGCAATCCACAGTCCCCAAAAGGGAATGTAAACGTAACGATCAGCGACTGCATGGGCGCCGATATGGACGATCCCGATCATGGGGATCATCGTCCCCAAGTACCACAACCAGCCAACTAGTAAGTAACGTCGCCGCTGCCCATACCAACCGCACACTGCGGTCACTGTAATTAACAGCATCAAACAGCCCGCGACCTTGAGTGCATGATTGTCGATGCCGTACAGAGGATACAGCACAGACAATTTCACTGGCCAAACCATCATCCGCAGATACTCGACGTAGGACACGACGACATTGGCCAGGCGCTCTTGGAATGGATACTTGCTCGACTGGGCGATCGCGTTGTCTTGTGCATACAATGTCAACAGGCTGGTGGCCATCGCCATGACGATTAGGGGAATTTTGTCCGGTAGCAGGTGCCACCAGCCTCTTATCAGGTCGACAGCACTTGGCCATCCACTTCGCAGCTCCTTTTGGAAAGGCGATCTTCGCAATGGCCAGAAATCGAGCAGAAGCAACGTCAATGGTAGGGTGACCATCGTCGGCTTGGCCATCAGCGATAATGCATACAGGCCGATACACCCCGCATAATCAATCATGCGCGAGCGTTCGGTCCAGCGTGCGTAGCTCCAAATTGATAGGATTGTAAACAAGGTGCTTAGGACAGTCTTCCGTTGAGCGACCCAAGCAACCGATTCCACATTCAAGGGATGCACTGCAAACATCGTAGCCACAAGTATGCTGGGTAGCACGGTACCAGTCAGTCGTTTAAGCAACAGAAAGAGCAATACGACGTTCGCTGCGTGCAAGCCGACATTGACGGCGTGGTGAAATTCTGCACGCGGGCCAAACAGGCTTACATCCAGCATGTGGCTGATCCATGTCAATGGATGCCAATTGCTCGCAGATCTGGCGTCGCTAAACGCCCATAAGATGTTTGGGATAGACAGGCCCGACAGTACTCGTGCATTACCAAAGACGTAGGTTTGATCGTCGTAGTTGACAAATTCTGCGAAATACGCTGGTATGTAGCTGACCACAGTCAGCAGTACCAACGCACAGCACAATACAATCACTATCCATCTGTCAGCCAACGGTAGACTGGTTGATGGTTGAGCGGGCCGTGCTGGTTTCTTTCGCTTAGGCATAGATGGAACTGGAGAGCAACAGTGAGTTTTGGGGTACGAGTGACCGCCTGTGGGGCGCAATAAGTTAGTTCACGGACCAATTCTCCAACGCTCGAATAATTGCCGCGCGGACCGGCAACATCTCGATGCCGGTGGCCAAAAGCTTTGAAGTGTCCAGCACGCAGTTGGAGCGTGGTGTCTTAGCCGCTAGACGCATGAATTCCTGTTCACTTTCGAAAAACTGGAAGCGCTTGTTAGGACGGAGTAATTGCTGAATCAGTTCGACCACCTCAGCCGTCGTAATCGAACCTGGATTGGTAATATTGTAGGTTCCAAACGGAACCTGCCTCTGCCAGCACTCCCAGCACACTCGCACGAAATCGTCTAGATCAGTCACGGAATTGCGAGCGTCCAGCAAGCGATCGTAGCTGAGCAATTTCGAGAGATAGTTTCTACTTGAATGCTGATGATTAAATGGTATTCGCAAGCGCCAAATGTACGTCTGCGAACTTCCGCTCAGGAGTTCTTCGCCCAGTGCCTTGCAGCCTGAATAGAAGCTGCAGTTGTTGTGTCGAAAGTCAAAGTTGGGTGGATCGGCTTCGGTAAACCCAGAACCATCGGGGCGTGCGCCGCTATAAATGCAGCCCGACGAAATGTGCCCCCATGCCAGATTATTGGCCTCGCAAACCTGCCGAACGACGCCGGGCAGAACGCTGTTTCCCGACAAGCATTCCGTCCTGTGCAACTCGCAAGCGTCGACATTGGGTTTGCCGGTATAGCCTGCAGCATTGATCAGAAAATCTGGACGCAACTCACGGACTATTTGGTCTAAATTCTCGAGCGCATAGTTGCGGGTATCCCGACGCGAAAGACCGCGATAGGCGACCCCCCTGGAATCGAGAAAGCGAGTGAGGGCCGAGCCCACATAGCCGCTGCTGCCAAGAATCAGAAGCATAGCAGCCTCGCAGAAGCCAGACCATTGAGCCTAATTTGTTGTAGTAGCAAACGTACTGGTGCGAATTGAACGTTTGTGTTCCTATTTTGTCGGCAATGGATGCGGTGTTCAAACGGCATGCGCTTACTCCAGGTGTGACTGACCGTTCTTGTATTTCTCTAGCTGCTCGTTCAGCGACTGAACTGCATCTGGTATGGGGTGAATTTGCAATAACTGCCTGGCTCGCTCGGCACTGGTAACGGCCTGATCAAATTGCTGGTTTGCCGCCAGGGCTGCTGCCAAAGTTGAATGTGCCGACCACTCGTTGTCACCAGACAGCTCGAGGGCTTGTTGAGCCAAAGTCAAGGCTCGCTGGGGGTCACGCAGTTCGGCTTGGGAGCACGTGGCCAACAACCATGCCAGATTGTTGATTGCCATGGCGTTGTTCGCCCAGTAGTCGAGAGACTTCGTGAGTAGCTGCACGGCAGTTGCGGGGTCTGCCCTTGTCCACGACTCGGCCAATTGACAATAGACCCGCGACAGAAAAGAAGCAACTTTAGCCTGATCGAATTTTGATAGTTCGTCAATTAGGGCCTGCCACCGGGCGCGGGCCTCATCCACTTGACCCGCCTGCTGCAACGCATTGGCCAACTGTAATCGAGCGTCATAATGATTCGGAATGGATTCGACTAACTGTCGTAGGTTTTGGATGACTGCCGGCAGATTCCCCTGAACCCGGTAGATTTCAGTCAACAATTGGAAAGCTGCTAAATCGCCTGGATTCCCCTGTAAAATGGAGTGCACTCGCTGCTCGGCACGCTGCAATGCCCCTAATCGGATATCCAGCTGCGCGGCAGCCCGAAGTAAATCAGGTTGGTTAGGTTCAAGCGACAACGCGTACTCAAATTTCCCTAATGCCTCGGCTGGTTGCCCCAACTCGGACAACGCAATTCCCCAATTGGCATAGGTGATTCGCTTTGAATAGACCGTATCCTTGTCGGTCAAGAGTTGCGCAGCGGCGGACAACTGATCGGCGGCATCTTGGTATCTTCCGAAATCCAGGTAAACCCAGCCCAAATTGGCACGAGCCAGTGCCATGCTGGGGTCTAATTCGACCGCGCGTTCCAGCCGCACGATGGCTTCCGTAGCCGAGCCAATGGCGTGTAACGCGCGCCCATATGCCGATAGGAAATGCGGGTCTTCTCGTCCCCAGGTTTCTGGCTGTTGGCAGTGGTAGATGGTCTGGCGATAGTCCTCCAGTTGCAGATAGTGATTGGCTAGTACGCGATGCGCTAGCCAATTGCGCTCTGTGTTTTCGACAGCCGAACCGAACAGTGTTTCCGTGTCATGCCATCTTGCGGCTTGCCGAAATGTCAGCCAGCTCAAGCAGCCAAACATCACGGTTGCCACCAGTGCCAGGGCCCATTTCCAGGACTGCGAAATCGTCAGGCGTTGCAATCCGTGGTGCCCTGCCCAAACCAGTCCTATCCAGATGCCCCAAATTGGCACGTATACATAACGGTCTGCCAGTGCCTGAGCACCCACCTGAATCAAACCGATGACTGGAACCAGCATCCCCAAGTACCACAACCAGCCCACTAACAGATAACGCTGCCTCAGGCCCAACCAGAGGCATGCCACAGAGACAGTTGCTACGAAAAGCGTTGCTCCAGCAACCCTGATGACCGTGATGGTGTCGGCGTACAGCGGGTATAAGACAGCCAACTTGACTGGCCAGATCATCATCCATAGATATTCAACGTAAGCGATCGTGACATTACCTAGCCGAGCCGATAATGGATATTTGTCAAATGGATTCATCGCATCCGATTGAGCTACGAGCGTCATCCA
Protein-coding regions in this window:
- a CDS encoding tetratricopeptide repeat protein, yielding MPKRKKPARPAQPSTSLPLADRWIVIVLCCALVLLTVVSYIPAYFAEFVNYDDQTYVFGNARVLSGLSIPNILWAFSDARSASNWHPLTWISHMLDVSLFGPRAEFHHAVNVGLHAANVVLLFLLLKRLTGTVLPSILVATMFAVHPLNVESVAWVAQRKTVLSTLFTILSIWSYARWTERSRMIDYAGCIGLYALSLMAKPTMVTLPLTLLLLDFWPLRRSPFQKELRSGWPSAVDLIRGWWHLLPDKIPLIVMAMATSLLTLYAQDNAIAQSSKYPFQERLANVVVSYVEYLRMMVWPVKLSVLYPLYGIDNHALKVAGCLMLLITVTAVCGWYGQRRRYLLVGWLWYLGTMIPMIGIVHIGAHAVADRYVYIPFWGLWIALAWMLYDSVKHSQNRWLTLSGLSIAGIIMAVGLGWMTFRRAEKWQDTVTLFSDAAANTERNWLAHRYLAEHYLVNEDYQRCEFHCRQSEQWDDEDGLFLTTHGRALHALGDTGRALPKLQRAIQLRPDLPMVHVNYGWVLLDTGRYFDAADQFAAASRLLTKVHPDAAWRTTLANWGVALAKSGRPQAGLEKFELALLREPDHPDLLRAAAEIELQMEQTTQAEQRIRKLLSANPQDVAAIELLARALAAAGKLPAAADTLQQLIRDIPTHFSARMQLVGILDQLDQGDAARSQLQEIIRQLSGNERPDAKRFLSGVYMRLAELDSKSDDATVVMHSYQRAIELWPDNVPANNNLAWLLSTHRDSAVRNPSRAIELVTQAQKLLDQPDAQLLSTLAAAYAASGQFDQAVATGQQALQLAEQAGNSQLQTSLGAQIRLYEQQQPYVEP
- a CDS encoding sugar nucleotide-binding protein, which gives rise to MLLILGSSGYVGSALTRFLDSRGVAYRGLSRRDTRNYALENLDQIVRELRPDFLINAAGYTGKPNVDACELHRTECLSGNSVLPGVVRQVCEANNLAWGHISSGCIYSGARPDGSGFTEADPPNFDFRHNNCSFYSGCKALGEELLSGSSQTYIWRLRIPFNHQHSSRNYLSKLLSYDRLLDARNSVTDLDDFVRVCWECWQRQVPFGTYNITNPGSITTAEVVELIQQLLRPNKRFQFFESEQEFMRLAAKTPRSNCVLDTSKLLATGIEMLPVRAAIIRALENWSVN
- a CDS encoding tetratricopeptide repeat protein, whose translation is MPKRKKKHNQPVARSAPVGNKTTSPALLSVLLAAVTLVSYLPVYRAGYIEFDDQMYVRDNVHVASGLTADNIAWAITSTDYASNWHPLTWINHMLDAELFGTAPAGHHVMNVLFHVACVVLLFLLLRRMTGQTIASLIVAGLFAVHPMNVESVAWIAQRKATLSTLLGILTIWFYSDYAQHRSLRAYVVSLVMFALSLSAKPMLVTLPFGLLLLDYWPLQRQAMEPATDSASARLQALIWGVVRLLPEKIPFFVLTMGGVWMTLVAQSDAMNPFDKYPLSARLGNVTIAYVEYLWMMIWPVKLAVLYPLYADTITVIRVAGATLFVATVSVACLWLGLRQRYLLVGWLWYLGMLVPVIGLIQVGAQALADRYVYVPIWGIWIGLVWAGHHGLQRLTISQSWKWALALVATVMFGCLSWLTFRQAARWHDTETLFGSAVENTERNWLAHRVLANHYLQLEDYRQTIYHCQQPETWGREDPHFLSAYGRALHAIGSATEAIVRLERAVELDPSMALARANLGWVYLDFGRYQDAADQLSAAAQLLTDKDTVYSKRITYANWGIALSELGQPAEALGKFEYALSLEPNQPDLLRAAAQLDIRLGALQRAEQRVHSILQGNPGDLAAFQLLTEIYRVQGNLPAVIQNLRQLVESIPNHYDARLQLANALQQAGQVDEARARWQALIDELSKFDQAKVASFLSRVYCQLAESWTRADPATAVQLLTKSLDYWANNAMAINNLAWLLATCSQAELRDPQRALTLAQQALELSGDNEWSAHSTLAAALAANQQFDQAVTSAERARQLLQIHPIPDAVQSLNEQLEKYKNGQSHLE